One window from the genome of Alnus glutinosa chromosome 13, dhAlnGlut1.1, whole genome shotgun sequence encodes:
- the LOC133854080 gene encoding SPX domain-containing membrane protein At4g22990-like — protein MVAFGKKLKERQIQEWQGYYINYKLMKKKVRQYAQQIEVGTQDRRQVLKDFSRMLDNQIEKIVLFLLEQQGLLASRLAKLDEQHDALQLQPNISQIYELREAYRAVGQDLLKLLFFVEINAVGLRKILKKFDKRFGYGFTNYYVKTRANHPYSQLQQVFKHVGIGAVVGAISRNLHELQDRQGSYLSIYDQPVLPLQDPVIDSIRAAVDRLTHSTNFLNFLAQHALIMQDELPTPFEEQVVDKKYHFMSLLLNLANTFLYMVNTYIVVPTADNYSMSLGAAATVCGIVIGAMAVAQVFSSVYFSAWSNKSYFKPLVFSSIVLFLGNILYALAYDVNSIAVLLIGRLFCGLGSARAVNRRYISDCVPQKFRMQASAGFVSASALGMACGPALGGFLQTNFKIYKLTFNEDTLPGWVMAVAWLIYLVWLCISFKEPSHEIEENSIPQESNAEAVENDALEKGLEQPLLISSEDKQQDEDGEQECDESEEASEDSHQAATSIRAAYRLLTPSVKVQLLIYFMLKYAMEILLSESSVITTYYFQWSTSTVAIFLACLGLTVLPINIVVGNYISNMFEDRQILMASEIMVCIGIILSFNLFIPYSVPQYVCSGLILFVSAEVLEGVNLALLSRVMSSRLSRGTYNGGLLSTEAGTIARVIADGTITLAGYLGNSRLLNATLLPSLLICISSILATCYTYNSLY, from the exons ATGGTTGCCTTCGGGAAAAAGTTGAAGGAAAGACAAATCCAAGAATGGCAAGG ATATTACATTAACTATAAgttaatgaagaaaaaagtaagACAATATGCTCAACAAATTGAAGTTGGGACACAAGATCGCCGGCAAGTACTCAAGGATTTCTCAAGAATGTTGGATAATCAG ATTGAGAAGATTGTCCTTTTTCTGTTGGAACAACAAGGGCTACTTGCAAGCAGGCTAGCTAAGCTTGATGAACAGCATGATGCCCTTCAGCTGCAGCCCAATATATCCCAAATATATGAATTACGAGAAGCTTATAGAGCAGTGGGACAAGATCTTTTAAAGCTTCTCTTTTTTGTTGAGATAAATGCTGTTGGTTTGCGTAAGATACTGAAGAAGTTTGATAAACGCTTTGGTTATGGATTCACTAATTATTATGTCAAAACACGCGCAAATCATCCTTACTCCCAACTGCAGCAAGTGTTCAAGCATGTG GGCATAGGGGCTGTCGTGGGAGCCATATCACGCAATCTTCATGAACTTCAGGACCGTCAAGGAAGCTACTTATCAATATATGATCAGCCTGTTCTTCCCCTTCAG GATCCTGTCATCGATTCAATAAGAGCAGCAGTGGACAGGTTAACCCACTCAACAAATTTCCTCAACTTTTTGGCGCAACATGCGCTCATTATGCAAGACGAGCTACCTACTCCTTTTGAGGAACAAGTTGTTGATAAGAAATACCATTTTATGTCTCTTCTCTTGAACTTAGCGAACACATTTCTTTATATGGTCAATACATATATTGTTGTCCCTACAGCAGATAACTACTCCATGAGCCTTGGAGCTGCAGCAACAGTTTGTGGTATAGTGATTGGGGCAATGGCTGTTGCACAGGTCTTTTCTTCAGTGTATTTTAGTGCGTGGTCAAATAAATCATACTTCAAACCTCTTGTATTTAGCAGTATAGTTCTTTTCTTGGGAAACATCCTGTACGCATTGGCTTATGATGTCAATTCAATAGCGGTTCTCCTAATTGGTCGTCTTTTCTGTGG ACTGGGTTCTGCCCGAGCTGTTAACCGGAGGTATATTAGTGACTGCGTGCCACAGAAATTTCGCATGCAGGCATCAGCAGGTTTTGTAAGTGCCAGTGCTCTCGGAATGGCTTGTGGTCCTGCTCTAGGTGGTTTTCTTCAAACTAATTTCAAGATCTACAAGCTTACATTCAATGAAGACACTTTGCCCGGCTGGGTTATGGCTGTTGCTTGGCTTATATACTTAGTTTGGTTGTGTATCTCATTTAAAGAACCTTCTCATGAGATTGAGGAGAATAGTATACCACAGGAATCTAATGCTG AAGCAGTAGAGAATGATGCACTTGAGAAAGGACTTGAACAACCATTGCTTATTAGTTCAGAAGACAAGCAACAAGATGAAGATGGTGAGCAAGAATGTGATGAAAGTGAAGAAGCTTCTGAGGATTCTCACCAAGCAGCTACTTCAATTCGAGCAGCATATAGGCTACTTACACCCTCTGTAAAG GTTCAGTTATTGATATATTTCATGCTCAAATATGCAATGGAGATTTTACTTTCAGAATCTAGTGTCATTACCACATACTACTTTCAGTGGTCTACGAGCACAGTGGCGATTTTTCTTGCTTGCCTTGGCCTCACTGTTCTTCCAATAAACATTGTTGTTGGAAACTACATTAGCAATATGTTTGAAGACAG GCAAATCTTAATGGCATCTGAAATTATGGTGTGTATAGGCATAATCCTCAGCTTCAATCTATTTATTCCATACTCTGTGCCACAGTATGTCTGTTCAGGACTCATATTGTTTGTTTCTGCCGAAGTACTTGAAG GTGTTAACTTGGCACTCCTCTCTCGGGTCATGTCGTCTCGGCTTTCACGTGGAACCTATAATGGTGGACTACTATCAACAGAGGCTGGGACAATTGCACGAGTGATTGCAGATGGCACAATAACCTTGGCTGGATACTTGGGGAACAGTCGACTCTTGAATGCCACCCTTCTTCCCTCACTCCTCATATGCATATCCTCCATTCTTGCCACCTGCTACACCTACAACTCTCTCTATTGA
- the LOC133854126 gene encoding DNA-directed RNA polymerase IV subunit 1 isoform X2: MDYDLHEEQQVPPGVLTGISFNFTTQTDIEKLSVIAIDAVGEVTDPKLGLPNPSSQCSTCGARDLKYCEGHFGVIKFPFTILHPYYLSEVVKILNRICPGCKSVRQEVKVKGGDPVSSHPQPKSCKYCIGKSVEWYPTVKFKVSSKELFRNSAIIAEVNEKLPKKFQKKSFRGLPADFWDFVPKDEQQEESCLKPNRRVLSHAQVHYLLDDIDPKLINKFVLRTDSLFLNCFPVTPNCHRVTEITHAFSNGQRLIFDERTRAYKKLVDFRGIANELGSRALDCLKISKLSSDVSSNKDLVFAQQPKGADPSHSSGLRWMKDVVLGKRSDHCFRMVVVGDPRIKLSEIGIPCHVAERLQISERLNRWNFDKLSDCCRLCFIEKGEVYVRRKGILVRVRRIAELQIGDTIYRPLNDGDIVLINRPPSIHKHSLIALNVKILPITSVLSINPLCCSPFRGDFDGDCLHGYIPQSIDARVELSELVALDKQLINGQSGRNLLSLSHDSLTAAHLVMEDGVLLNLFQMQQLQMFCPHQLMSPAIVKVPSLNSFVWTGKQLFSMLLPQGFDYAFPSNGVYISNGELLSSEGSFWLRDNNSNLFQSLVKHCQGKVLDFLYTAQEVLCEWLSMRGLSVSLSDLYLSSNSCSWKNMTDEILCGLQEADQTCNFKQLMVDSCRDFLIEGGEENAVVLDVERLCFEKQKSAALSQASVDAFKQVFRDIQNLVYKYAGKDNSLLTMFKAGSKGNLLKLVQHSMCLGLQHSLVRLSFRIPHQLSCAAWNNQKALGSVQKVDDTPEHTRPYIPYAVVENSFLTGLNPLECFVHSVTSRDSSFSDNADLPGTLNRRLMFLMRDLYTAYDGTVRNAYGNQLIQFSYDSKKDASTPNSSTHDLFGGSVDAHDGIGGQPVGSFSASAISEAAYSALDQPISLLETSPLLNLKNVLESGSRKRNADRTMSVFLSKKLGRRRHGFEYGALEVKNHLERLMFSDIVSTVMIIFSPQTCSKMHFSPWVCHFHICKESVRRRGLKVHSIINSLYIRCNTSRTESKLNLSHVQITSKCCSVAETPKENNDTFCINVTLAEISKNSSLQLDTVQHSVIPFLLGGVVKGYTEIKKVDILWRDGPNLSSRHHSSCGELYLRVSMSGDSYRTNLWSLLKNDCLQIMDMIDWSRSHPDNVHDFCMAYGIDAGWKYFLKRLESAISDTGKSILPQHLLLVADSLSATGEFVGLNAKGIAQHREHASVSSPFMQACFSSPGACFIKAAKSGIVDDLKGNLDALAWGKVAPTGTGGHFDILYSGKEHEVLKPVDVYNLWGSKIISDEQNIQIKTPVIHKSMSDKCDAQFVYKHDDPVPKGLKKSAISKALLIKLFTANDILKLSHASRIILHKLGATVSIRIRAALKWYGWTGQLKIFHITRVALLLLRSLIPEGPKATNQNGYNAVLHNPIIYACTDFSSPSM, encoded by the exons ATGGACTATGACTTGCATGAAGAGCAACAAGTGCCACCTGGTGTGCTCACTGGCATAAGTTTTAATTTTACTACTCAGACAGATATA GAGAAGCTATCTGTTATAGCGATTGATGCAGTTGGTGAGGTCACCGATCCTAAGTTGGGACTCCCAAATCCCTCTTCACAATGCTCCACATGTGGTGCCCGAGATTTAAAATACTGCGAAG gTCATTTTGGGGTTATCAAATTTCCATTCACCATACTCCATCCTTATTATTTGTCGGAAGTTGTAAAGATTTTGAACAGAATTTGCCCTGGATGTAAATCTGTCAGGCAAGAAGTAAAGGTCAAG GGTGGGGATCCAGTATCTAGCCATCCTCAACCTAAGAGTTGCAAATATTGTATT GGAAAGTCAGTAGAGTGGTATCCAACAGTGAAATTTAAAGTTTCCTCTAAGGAACTCTTTAGAAATAGTGCGATTATAGCAGAGGTAAATGAAAAGTTGCCAAAGAAGTTTCAGAAGAAAAGTTTTAGGGGTTTGCCTGCtgatttttgggattttgttcCAAAAGATGAACAGCAAGAAGAAAGTTGTTTGAAACCAAACAGAAGAGTTCTATCACATGCCCAG GTCCATTATTTGTTGGATGATATCGATCCAAAGTTGATCAACAAGTTTGTTTTGAGGACAGATTCACTTTTTCTCAACTGTTTTCCTGTTACACCGAATTGTCATCGTGTGACTGAAATTACACATGCATTTTCTAATGGACAGCGATTGATCTTT GATGAACGGACCAGGGCCTACaagaagctggttgattttagGGGGATAGCTAATGAGTTGGGTTCTCGTGCTCTGGACTGCCTAAAAATTTCAAAG TTAAGCTCAGATGTATCATCAAATAAAGATTTGGTATTTGCCCAGCAACCAAAAGGGGCAGATCCTTCACACTCTTCTGGGTTGAGATGGATGAAAGATGTTGTTCTTGGGAAGCGAAGTGATCATTGTTTCCGCATGGTTGTTGTTGGTGATCCACGTATCAAGCTCAGTGAAATTGGTATACCGTGTCATGTTGCAGAGAGGTTGCAAATTTCTGAGCGTTTGAACAGGTGGAACTTTGATAAGTTGAGTGATTGCTGTAGACTATGTTTCATTGAGAAGGGAGAGGTTTATGTGCGTAGAAAAGGTATTCTGGTTCGTGTGCGTCGTATTGCTGAACTCCAAATTGGGGACACTATATATAGGCCTCTGAATGATGGAGATATTGTGTTGATAAACAGACCTCCTTCTATACATAAACACTCCCTTATAGCTCTAAATGTTAAGATCCTACCAATAACTTCAGTTCTTTCTATAAACCCACTTTGTTGTTCCCCATTTCGTGGGGATTTTGATGGTGATTGCCTTCATGGCTATATTCCTCAATCAATTGATGCCAGAGTTGAACTTAGTGAGCTTGTTGCTTTAGATAAGCAATTAATTAATGGGCAGAGTGGTAGGAACCTGCTTTCACTTAGTCATGATAGTTTAACTGCTGCTCATTTGGTCATGGAGGATGGGGTTCTCTTGAACCTTTTCCAAATGCAGCAGCTGCAAATGTTTTGCCCGCATCAACTTATGTCTCCAGCAATTGTCAAAGTTCCCTCACTTAATAGTTTTGTTTGGACTGGCAAGCAACTATTCAGCATGCTTCTGCCTCAAGGGTTTGATTATGCTTTTCCTTCAAATGGTGTTTACATTAGTAATGGAGAGCTTTTATCTTCTGAAGGATCTTTTTGGCTGCGTGACAACAATAGCAACCTTTTTCAGAGTCTTGTCAAACATTGCCAGGGTAAGGTACTTGACTTTTTGTATACTGCTCAGGAAGTTCTCTGTGAGTGGTTGTCAATGAGGGGCTTGAGCGTTTCACTTTCAGACTTATACCTCTCCTCTAACTCATGCTCGTGGAAAAACATGACGGATGAAATCCTTTGTGGGTTACAAGAAGCAGACCAGACATGTAATTTTAAACAGTTGATGGTGGATTCTTGTCGTGATTTTCTCATTGAAGGTGGTGAAGAGAATGCCGTGGTTCTTGATGTGGAGCGTTTGTGCTTTGAGAAGCAAAAATCTGCTGCACTCAGTCAAGCTTCTGTTGATGCTTTCAAGCAAGTGTTTCGGGATATTCAAAATTTAGTCTACAAGTATGCAGGTAAGGACAACTCCTTGTTGACCATGTTTAAGGCTGGAAGCAAGGGTAATTTGCTGAAATTGGTCCAGCATAGCATGTGTCTTGGCTTGCAACATTCACTGGTTCGACTATCATTCAGAATTCCTCACCAGCTCTCATGTGCTGCTTGGAATAATCAGAAGGCACTTGGTTCAGTCCAGAAGGTTGATGATACTCCTGAACATACTCGGCCGTACATCCCATATGCTGTTGTTGAGAATTCTTTTCTAACGGGCTTGAATCCTTTAGAATGTTTTGTTCATTCAGTCACAAGTCGAGATAGTTCTTTCAGTGACAATGCAGATCTACCTGGGACTTTGAACCGAAGGCTTATGTTCTTAATGCGTGATTTGTACACTGCATATGATGGAACAGTGAGAAATGCATATGGTAATCAACTTATTCAGTTCTCTTATGATAGTAAGAAGGATGCATCTACTCCAAACAGCAGCACTCACGACTTGTTCGGTGGGAGTGTTGATGCTCATGATGGGATTGGTGGGCAGCCTGTTGGTTCATTTTCTGCATCTGCCATTTCAGAAGCCGCATACAGTGCTTTGGATCAACCAATTAGCCTACTTGAAACTTCTCCACTGCTGAATCTGAAG AATGTTTTGGAGTCTGGTTCGAGAAAGCGTAATGCTGACAGAACTATGTCAGTGTTTTTGTCCAAGAAACTTGGAAGACGGAGACATGGGTTTGAGTATGGAGCCTTAGAAGTTAAGAATCATTTGGAGAGACTAATGTTTTCAGATATTGTGTCTACTGTCATGATAAT CTTTTCCCCACAGACTTGTAGCAAGATGCATTTCAGTCCTTGGGTTTGCCATTTTCATATATGCAAG GAAAGTGTGCGGAGAAGAGGATTAAAAGTGCATTCAATCATCAATTCCCTCTACATTAGGTGTAACACTTCCAGAACAGAGTCAAAATTGAATCTTTCCCATGTGCAAATAACAAGCAA GTGTTGTTCTGTAGCTGAAACACCGAAGGAAAATAATGATACATTTTGCATCAATGTCACATTAGCTGAGATCTCCAAGAATTCTTCTTTACAATTGGATACAGTTCAACACTCGGTCATACCTTTCCTTCTTGGAGGTGTTGTTAAAG GTTACACTGAGATCAAGAAGGTGGATATTTTGTGGCGTGATGGGCCTAATCTATCAAGTCGTCATCATAGTTCTTGTGGTGAACTATACTTGAGAGTTTCTATGTCAGGAGACTCTTATAGAACAAATCTCTGGAGTTTGCTTAAGAATGACTGTCTACAAATAATGGATATGATCGATTGGTCACGTAGTCATCCAGATAATGTTCATGATTTCTGTATGGCATATGGAATCGATGCTGGATGGAAATATTTTCTCAAA AGGCTGGAATCTGCAATATCTGATACTGGGAAGTCTATACTTCCTCAGCATTTGCTGCTTGTTGCCGATAGTCTATCAGCTACAGGAGAGTTTGTTGGCTTGAATGCAAAAGGCATTGCACAGCATAGAGAACATGCATCTGTCTCGTCACCCTTTATGCAAGCGTGTTTCTCT AGCCCAGGTGCGTGCTTTATTAAAGCTGCTAAGTCTGGTATTGTGGATGATCTTAAGGGTAACCTTGATGCATTGGCATGGGGAAAGGTTGCTCCTACAGGGACTGGTGGCcactttgatattttatattCCGGGAAG GAACATGAGGTTTTGAAGCCTGTAGATGTTTATAACCTGTGGGGCAGCAAAATTATTTCTGATGAACAGAATATACAGATCAAAACACCTGTTATACATAAAAGTATGTCTGACAAATGTGATGCTCAGTTTGTCTACAAGCATGACGATCCTGTACCGAAAGGACTTAAAAAGTCGGCAATATCAAAAGCACTCTTAATAAAGCTTTTTACAGCAAATGATATTCTGAAGCTGTCCCATGCATCGAGGATTATATTACACAA ATTGGGTGCCACCGTAAGTATCAGAATACGCGCTGCTTTGAAGTGGTACGGATGGACGGGACAGTTGAAGATTTTTCATATCACAAGGGTTGCCTTGCTGCTCTTGAGGTCGTTGATCCCCGAAGGGCCAAAAGCTACAAATCAAAATGGCTACAACGCAGTACTGCATAACCCAATCATATATGCATGTACGGATTTCagtagtccaagcatgtaa
- the LOC133854126 gene encoding DNA-directed RNA polymerase IV subunit 1 isoform X1: MDYDLHEEQQVPPGVLTGISFNFTTQTDIEKLSVIAIDAVGEVTDPKLGLPNPSSQCSTCGARDLKYCEGHFGVIKFPFTILHPYYLSEVVKILNRICPGCKSVRQEVKVKGGDPVSSHPQPKSCKYCIGKSVEWYPTVKFKVSSKELFRNSAIIAEVNEKLPKKFQKKSFRGLPADFWDFVPKDEQQEESCLKPNRRVLSHAQVHYLLDDIDPKLINKFVLRTDSLFLNCFPVTPNCHRVTEITHAFSNGQRLIFDERTRAYKKLVDFRGIANELGSRALDCLKISKLSSDVSSNKDLVFAQQPKGADPSHSSGLRWMKDVVLGKRSDHCFRMVVVGDPRIKLSEIGIPCHVAERLQISERLNRWNFDKLSDCCRLCFIEKGEVYVRRKGILVRVRRIAELQIGDTIYRPLNDGDIVLINRPPSIHKHSLIALNVKILPITSVLSINPLCCSPFRGDFDGDCLHGYIPQSIDARVELSELVALDKQLINGQSGRNLLSLSHDSLTAAHLVMEDGVLLNLFQMQQLQMFCPHQLMSPAIVKVPSLNSFVWTGKQLFSMLLPQGFDYAFPSNGVYISNGELLSSEGSFWLRDNNSNLFQSLVKHCQGKVLDFLYTAQEVLCEWLSMRGLSVSLSDLYLSSNSCSWKNMTDEILCGLQEADQTCNFKQLMVDSCRDFLIEGGEENAVVLDVERLCFEKQKSAALSQASVDAFKQVFRDIQNLVYKYAGKDNSLLTMFKAGSKGNLLKLVQHSMCLGLQHSLVRLSFRIPHQLSCAAWNNQKALGSVQKVDDTPEHTRPYIPYAVVENSFLTGLNPLECFVHSVTSRDSSFSDNADLPGTLNRRLMFLMRDLYTAYDGTVRNAYGNQLIQFSYDSKKDASTPNSSTHDLFGGSVDAHDGIGGQPVGSFSASAISEAAYSALDQPISLLETSPLLNLKNVLESGSRKRNADRTMSVFLSKKLGRRRHGFEYGALEVKNHLERLMFSDIVSTVMIIFSPQTCSKMHFSPWVCHFHICKESVRRRGLKVHSIINSLYIRCNTSRTESKLNLSHVQITSKCCSVAETPKENNDTFCINVTLAEISKNSSLQLDTVQHSVIPFLLGGVVKGYTEIKKVDILWRDGPNLSSRHHSSCGELYLRVSMSGDSYRTNLWSLLKNDCLQIMDMIDWSRSHPDNVHDFCMAYGIDAGWKYFLKRLESAISDTGKSILPQHLLLVADSLSATGEFVGLNAKGIAQHREHASVSSPFMQACFSSPGACFIKAAKSGIVDDLKGNLDALAWGKVAPTGTGGHFDILYSGKEHEVLKPVDVYNLWGSKIISDEQNIQIKTPVIHKSMSDKCDAQFVYKHDDPVPKGLKKSAISKALLIKLFTANDILKLSHASRIILHKYPISHSLGEHDKRTVMVALYLHPRGEEKLGSGVQDIKIGCHRKYQNTRCFEVVRMDGTVEDFSYHKGCLAALEVVDPRRAKSYKSKWLQRSTA; encoded by the exons ATGGACTATGACTTGCATGAAGAGCAACAAGTGCCACCTGGTGTGCTCACTGGCATAAGTTTTAATTTTACTACTCAGACAGATATA GAGAAGCTATCTGTTATAGCGATTGATGCAGTTGGTGAGGTCACCGATCCTAAGTTGGGACTCCCAAATCCCTCTTCACAATGCTCCACATGTGGTGCCCGAGATTTAAAATACTGCGAAG gTCATTTTGGGGTTATCAAATTTCCATTCACCATACTCCATCCTTATTATTTGTCGGAAGTTGTAAAGATTTTGAACAGAATTTGCCCTGGATGTAAATCTGTCAGGCAAGAAGTAAAGGTCAAG GGTGGGGATCCAGTATCTAGCCATCCTCAACCTAAGAGTTGCAAATATTGTATT GGAAAGTCAGTAGAGTGGTATCCAACAGTGAAATTTAAAGTTTCCTCTAAGGAACTCTTTAGAAATAGTGCGATTATAGCAGAGGTAAATGAAAAGTTGCCAAAGAAGTTTCAGAAGAAAAGTTTTAGGGGTTTGCCTGCtgatttttgggattttgttcCAAAAGATGAACAGCAAGAAGAAAGTTGTTTGAAACCAAACAGAAGAGTTCTATCACATGCCCAG GTCCATTATTTGTTGGATGATATCGATCCAAAGTTGATCAACAAGTTTGTTTTGAGGACAGATTCACTTTTTCTCAACTGTTTTCCTGTTACACCGAATTGTCATCGTGTGACTGAAATTACACATGCATTTTCTAATGGACAGCGATTGATCTTT GATGAACGGACCAGGGCCTACaagaagctggttgattttagGGGGATAGCTAATGAGTTGGGTTCTCGTGCTCTGGACTGCCTAAAAATTTCAAAG TTAAGCTCAGATGTATCATCAAATAAAGATTTGGTATTTGCCCAGCAACCAAAAGGGGCAGATCCTTCACACTCTTCTGGGTTGAGATGGATGAAAGATGTTGTTCTTGGGAAGCGAAGTGATCATTGTTTCCGCATGGTTGTTGTTGGTGATCCACGTATCAAGCTCAGTGAAATTGGTATACCGTGTCATGTTGCAGAGAGGTTGCAAATTTCTGAGCGTTTGAACAGGTGGAACTTTGATAAGTTGAGTGATTGCTGTAGACTATGTTTCATTGAGAAGGGAGAGGTTTATGTGCGTAGAAAAGGTATTCTGGTTCGTGTGCGTCGTATTGCTGAACTCCAAATTGGGGACACTATATATAGGCCTCTGAATGATGGAGATATTGTGTTGATAAACAGACCTCCTTCTATACATAAACACTCCCTTATAGCTCTAAATGTTAAGATCCTACCAATAACTTCAGTTCTTTCTATAAACCCACTTTGTTGTTCCCCATTTCGTGGGGATTTTGATGGTGATTGCCTTCATGGCTATATTCCTCAATCAATTGATGCCAGAGTTGAACTTAGTGAGCTTGTTGCTTTAGATAAGCAATTAATTAATGGGCAGAGTGGTAGGAACCTGCTTTCACTTAGTCATGATAGTTTAACTGCTGCTCATTTGGTCATGGAGGATGGGGTTCTCTTGAACCTTTTCCAAATGCAGCAGCTGCAAATGTTTTGCCCGCATCAACTTATGTCTCCAGCAATTGTCAAAGTTCCCTCACTTAATAGTTTTGTTTGGACTGGCAAGCAACTATTCAGCATGCTTCTGCCTCAAGGGTTTGATTATGCTTTTCCTTCAAATGGTGTTTACATTAGTAATGGAGAGCTTTTATCTTCTGAAGGATCTTTTTGGCTGCGTGACAACAATAGCAACCTTTTTCAGAGTCTTGTCAAACATTGCCAGGGTAAGGTACTTGACTTTTTGTATACTGCTCAGGAAGTTCTCTGTGAGTGGTTGTCAATGAGGGGCTTGAGCGTTTCACTTTCAGACTTATACCTCTCCTCTAACTCATGCTCGTGGAAAAACATGACGGATGAAATCCTTTGTGGGTTACAAGAAGCAGACCAGACATGTAATTTTAAACAGTTGATGGTGGATTCTTGTCGTGATTTTCTCATTGAAGGTGGTGAAGAGAATGCCGTGGTTCTTGATGTGGAGCGTTTGTGCTTTGAGAAGCAAAAATCTGCTGCACTCAGTCAAGCTTCTGTTGATGCTTTCAAGCAAGTGTTTCGGGATATTCAAAATTTAGTCTACAAGTATGCAGGTAAGGACAACTCCTTGTTGACCATGTTTAAGGCTGGAAGCAAGGGTAATTTGCTGAAATTGGTCCAGCATAGCATGTGTCTTGGCTTGCAACATTCACTGGTTCGACTATCATTCAGAATTCCTCACCAGCTCTCATGTGCTGCTTGGAATAATCAGAAGGCACTTGGTTCAGTCCAGAAGGTTGATGATACTCCTGAACATACTCGGCCGTACATCCCATATGCTGTTGTTGAGAATTCTTTTCTAACGGGCTTGAATCCTTTAGAATGTTTTGTTCATTCAGTCACAAGTCGAGATAGTTCTTTCAGTGACAATGCAGATCTACCTGGGACTTTGAACCGAAGGCTTATGTTCTTAATGCGTGATTTGTACACTGCATATGATGGAACAGTGAGAAATGCATATGGTAATCAACTTATTCAGTTCTCTTATGATAGTAAGAAGGATGCATCTACTCCAAACAGCAGCACTCACGACTTGTTCGGTGGGAGTGTTGATGCTCATGATGGGATTGGTGGGCAGCCTGTTGGTTCATTTTCTGCATCTGCCATTTCAGAAGCCGCATACAGTGCTTTGGATCAACCAATTAGCCTACTTGAAACTTCTCCACTGCTGAATCTGAAG AATGTTTTGGAGTCTGGTTCGAGAAAGCGTAATGCTGACAGAACTATGTCAGTGTTTTTGTCCAAGAAACTTGGAAGACGGAGACATGGGTTTGAGTATGGAGCCTTAGAAGTTAAGAATCATTTGGAGAGACTAATGTTTTCAGATATTGTGTCTACTGTCATGATAAT CTTTTCCCCACAGACTTGTAGCAAGATGCATTTCAGTCCTTGGGTTTGCCATTTTCATATATGCAAG GAAAGTGTGCGGAGAAGAGGATTAAAAGTGCATTCAATCATCAATTCCCTCTACATTAGGTGTAACACTTCCAGAACAGAGTCAAAATTGAATCTTTCCCATGTGCAAATAACAAGCAA GTGTTGTTCTGTAGCTGAAACACCGAAGGAAAATAATGATACATTTTGCATCAATGTCACATTAGCTGAGATCTCCAAGAATTCTTCTTTACAATTGGATACAGTTCAACACTCGGTCATACCTTTCCTTCTTGGAGGTGTTGTTAAAG GTTACACTGAGATCAAGAAGGTGGATATTTTGTGGCGTGATGGGCCTAATCTATCAAGTCGTCATCATAGTTCTTGTGGTGAACTATACTTGAGAGTTTCTATGTCAGGAGACTCTTATAGAACAAATCTCTGGAGTTTGCTTAAGAATGACTGTCTACAAATAATGGATATGATCGATTGGTCACGTAGTCATCCAGATAATGTTCATGATTTCTGTATGGCATATGGAATCGATGCTGGATGGAAATATTTTCTCAAA AGGCTGGAATCTGCAATATCTGATACTGGGAAGTCTATACTTCCTCAGCATTTGCTGCTTGTTGCCGATAGTCTATCAGCTACAGGAGAGTTTGTTGGCTTGAATGCAAAAGGCATTGCACAGCATAGAGAACATGCATCTGTCTCGTCACCCTTTATGCAAGCGTGTTTCTCT AGCCCAGGTGCGTGCTTTATTAAAGCTGCTAAGTCTGGTATTGTGGATGATCTTAAGGGTAACCTTGATGCATTGGCATGGGGAAAGGTTGCTCCTACAGGGACTGGTGGCcactttgatattttatattCCGGGAAG GAACATGAGGTTTTGAAGCCTGTAGATGTTTATAACCTGTGGGGCAGCAAAATTATTTCTGATGAACAGAATATACAGATCAAAACACCTGTTATACATAAAAGTATGTCTGACAAATGTGATGCTCAGTTTGTCTACAAGCATGACGATCCTGTACCGAAAGGACTTAAAAAGTCGGCAATATCAAAAGCACTCTTAATAAAGCTTTTTACAGCAAATGATATTCTGAAGCTGTCCCATGCATCGAGGATTATATTACACAA GTATCCCATCAGTCACAGTTTAGGTGAACATGACAAGAGAACTGTGATGGTGGCTTTATATCTTCATCCTCGAGGGGAAGAAAAGCTTGGAAGTGGAGTTCAGGACATAAAG ATTGGGTGCCACCGTAAGTATCAGAATACGCGCTGCTTTGAAGTGGTACGGATGGACGGGACAGTTGAAGATTTTTCATATCACAAGGGTTGCCTTGCTGCTCTTGAGGTCGTTGATCCCCGAAGGGCCAAAAGCTACAAATCAAAATGGCTACAACGCAGTACTGCATAA